In a genomic window of Telopea speciosissima isolate NSW1024214 ecotype Mountain lineage chromosome 5, Tspe_v1, whole genome shotgun sequence:
- the LOC122663381 gene encoding uncharacterized protein LOC122663381 — protein sequence MNTGVKQGRIMSQDDSTQPPGSEDWTQEDSGATTPVRRGRGKRGKTMAKDIVNMPSGEKICIGVNKYGQANSTRTAKIATWIGLLAKNTDLLPLTYPDWRKEKFDIPESSRSWILEKLCARWGDYKSLLKSEHFNKYETDSEQGSYFQPLSWNLRMKVALDAAKGLAFLHSAETKDIYRDFKASNILLDSSYNAKLSDFGLAKDGPTGDKSHVSTRVMGTYGYAAPEYLATAVDALIIKVLTRKIELLCNDLVLSIKASIYFSLLVCAPPEQDKTETQALEGSSKVPILVQIITMAWMVECSQFHLLMMENFISKQVYLLRRPWPRTRDNQIQRQHQVEEVKTNWFYSEVNFYATKNIWKLYFTKFEHGNGKLSD from the exons ATGAATACAG GAGTGAAACAGGGAAGAATCATGAGTCAGGATGATTCGACCCAGCCTCCTGGGTCGGAGGATTGGACCCAGGAGGATAGTGGCGCTACTACTCCGG TTCGTAGGGGAAGAGGCAAGAGGGGCAAAACAATGGCAAAAGACATTGTAAACATGCCTAGTGGGGAAAAAATTTGTATTGGTGTAAACAAGTATGGCCAAGCAAACTCTACAAGGACAGCCAAAATAGCTACTTGGATTGGGTTGTTAGCAAAAAACACTGACTTGTTACCATTAACGTACCCTGATTGGCGAAAA gagAAATTTGACATACCGGAATCTAGCCGGAGTTGGATCCTAGAGAAACTTTGTGCTCGATGGGGGGATTACAAATCTCTACTGAAATCTGAACATTTTAATAAGTATGAGACGGATTCAGAAC AGGGTTCTTACTTCCAACCACTTTCTTGGAACCTCCGTATGAAGGTTGCTCTCGATGCTGCAAAGGGGCTTGCATTTCTTCACAGTGCTGAGACAAAAGATATATATCGTGATTTTAAGGCTTCTAACATTCTTCTAGATTCG AGCTACAATGCAAAGCtttctgattttggtttggcTAAGGATGGTCCAACTGGTGATAAGAGCCATGTGTCTACTAGAGTCATGGGGACCTATGGATATGCAGCTCCAGAGTACCTGGCTACAG CGGTTGATGCACTGATTATAAAAGTGCTCACGAGAAAAATAGAACTGTTGTGCAATGACCTTGTTTTG TCCATCAAGGCATCTATTTACTTTAGTTTGTTGGTTTGTGCCCCTCCAGAGCAAGACAAAACTGAAACTCAAGCTCTTGAGGGATCTTCAAAAGTTCCAATATTGGTTCAAATAATCACAATGGCATGGATGGTGGAATGCAGTCAGTTTCATCTATTGATGATGGAGAATTTCATCAGCAAACAGGTTTACCTTCTAAGGAGGCCTTGGCCTAGAACAAGGGACAACCAAATTCAAAGACAGCATCAAGTGGAAGAAGTCAAGACTAACTGGTTTTATTCAGAAGTAAATTTTTATGcaacaaaaaatatatggaaATTGTACTTCACAAAATTTGAACATggaaatggaaaattatctgATTGA